One part of the Bacteroidota bacterium genome encodes these proteins:
- a CDS encoding sensor histidine kinase has translation MVKRISILLIVLIFQHPSFGQNKHLIDSIISGLKGGKKDTSRVKTLNYYAYDYLGKDPNAAIYFGNEALNLAKNLNYKMGMAEAFLQMSSGKINIGSYEEALKDCQSALKLYEQMLNSGNPQDTSFILKQKAYTLHNVGTINWHQVNYLEALNNHNASLKIREAIRDKQGVAMSLNNLGIIYTELFNYPEALKYYFAALKILEEVGDKGNTAVSFINIGIIYAEQENYPEALKNFFSALKIFESFGDKVNTAYTLNNIGTLYNAQNNQVEALKNYSLALSIQKELGDKRGIASTSENIGVINSLQGNYSEAMKNYFVSLKGKEEMEDKSGLAITYNNIGNVFVLQKKVKEANHYITMGLSIAIEINDLEAINCGYNSLSELDSLQGNFEEALKHYKLYVIYRDSVNKEEDKRTLLQQQLQYDFSKKEAISKVERDKEDALVQQQLQKQKVIRNSFIAGSILLLLLIFVIINRNKLKRTVEMERMRSKLSRDLHDDIGSTLSSINILSRTAQNNLKQSDAEKTKASLEKINERSQRLLNNMSDIIWNINPGNDTIEEVMSRMREYATTILEAKNIEYTFNFPKEKMDCKLTMDVKNNMYLIFKEAVNNLSKYSVASKVNLSLTFDEKSIHLKVEDNGIGFNEDEVKHRGGLRNMQHRAEEIKGEINISSSPHNGTKIELTMPRYC, from the coding sequence ATGGTGAAAAGAATTAGTATTTTGTTAATTGTATTGATTTTCCAGCATCCTTCTTTTGGACAAAACAAGCACTTGATTGACTCTATTATTTCCGGTTTAAAAGGAGGTAAGAAAGATACGAGTCGTGTGAAAACCCTAAATTACTATGCCTATGATTATTTGGGTAAGGATCCGAATGCTGCAATTTATTTTGGCAACGAAGCCCTCAACCTTGCAAAAAATTTGAATTATAAAATGGGTATGGCAGAAGCGTTTCTACAAATGAGTTCCGGTAAAATAAACATTGGAAGTTATGAAGAAGCGTTAAAGGACTGTCAGTCTGCATTAAAGTTATATGAGCAGATGCTCAATTCAGGAAATCCGCAGGATACTTCTTTTATTCTTAAACAAAAAGCATATACTTTACATAATGTCGGAACTATTAATTGGCATCAAGTTAATTATTTGGAGGCGTTGAATAATCATAACGCATCTTTAAAGATTAGAGAAGCAATCAGGGATAAACAAGGTGTGGCGATGTCTTTGAATAACCTGGGTATTATTTATACGGAATTATTTAATTATCCCGAAGCGCTGAAATATTATTTCGCAGCATTAAAAATTCTGGAGGAAGTTGGTGATAAGGGAAATACTGCAGTTTCATTCATTAATATTGGAATTATTTATGCTGAACAAGAGAACTATCCCGAAGCATTAAAAAATTTCTTCTCAGCTTTGAAAATCTTTGAAAGTTTTGGCGACAAAGTTAATACTGCTTATACTTTGAATAACATTGGAACACTTTATAATGCTCAGAATAATCAGGTCGAAGCGTTGAAAAATTATTCTTTGGCTCTAAGCATACAAAAGGAACTCGGGGATAAACGTGGTATAGCATCTACATCCGAAAACATAGGTGTTATTAATTCTTTACAAGGCAATTATTCCGAAGCTATGAAGAATTATTTCGTTTCTTTAAAAGGCAAAGAGGAGATGGAGGATAAATCAGGTCTCGCGATAACTTATAATAACATTGGGAATGTGTTTGTTTTGCAAAAGAAGGTAAAAGAGGCAAATCATTACATTACTATGGGATTGTCGATTGCCATCGAGATTAATGATCTTGAAGCTATTAATTGTGGTTATAATAGTTTGTCGGAACTCGATAGTTTGCAAGGAAATTTTGAGGAAGCATTGAAACATTATAAATTATATGTTATTTATCGTGATAGTGTGAACAAGGAGGAGGATAAGAGAACCTTGCTGCAACAGCAATTGCAGTATGATTTTAGTAAGAAGGAAGCTATCTCCAAGGTAGAGAGGGATAAGGAAGATGCACTTGTTCAACAACAACTTCAAAAGCAAAAAGTAATTCGCAATTCATTTATTGCCGGATCAATCTTATTGCTTCTTCTCATTTTTGTGATCATTAATAGAAATAAGTTAAAGCGCACAGTGGAAATGGAACGTATGCGAAGTAAGTTAAGCCGCGATTTGCATGATGATATTGGGAGCACCTTGAGTAGCATAAATATTTTAAGCAGAACAGCACAAAACAATCTTAAACAATCCGACGCCGAAAAAACAAAAGCATCGTTAGAAAAAATTAATGAACGTAGTCAGCGATTATTAAATAATATGAGTGATATTATCTGGAACATTAATCCTGGTAACGATACTATTGAAGAAGTAATGAGCCGCATGAGAGAATATGCAACTACAATACTCGAAGCTAAAAATATAGAGTACACTTTTAATTTCCCCAAAGAAAAAATGGATTGCAAACTTACAATGGATGTTAAAAATAATATGTACTTGATTTTTAAAGAAGCGGTTAATAATCTTTCAAAATATTCAGTTGCTTCAAAAGTTAACCTGTCATTAACATTTGATGAGAAAAGTATTCACTTGAAGGTAGAAGATAATGGAATAGGCTTTAATGAAGATGAAGTAAAGCACCGAGGAGGCTTACGCAACATGCAACACCGTGCGGAGGAAATTAAAGGCGAAATCAATATAAGTTCTTCGCCTCATAATGGGACGAAAATCGAGTTGACTATGCCGCGATATTGTTAA
- a CDS encoding T9SS type A sorting domain-containing protein → MEKHILKLTFLFLTSLCYLNSNAQTPNWQWAKSAGSTGDDVGLNIATDTLGNVYTTGYYQGTVDFDPGPAIFNLTAVGGNDIYLLKLDSTGGFIWAKSMGGLSNEQGSCIAFDNMANVYLTGYYFATADFNPGTPTFNLTSAGDYDAYILKLDSSGNFIWAKSLGGIEFDQSQAITIDDNNNIITCGFFLSTVDFDPGVGVFNLTPTGLADAYILKLDSSGNFIWAKNFGGINCDAYATALTTDDSGNVYSIGSFTGTVDFDPGVNSFNLTAPIGATNAFISKMDSSGNFAWTKALVGLAAIDGTSIILDAAKDIYFSGFFLGTFDLNPGTPTVIVNSFDGEEDVLVCKLDNSGNYLWGKTFGGPGTDLGRGLSLDNAANVYITGTFRSTFDFDPGPGVFNMTPSGFFGIYISKLDSAGNFVYAIEAGGSGGDGALSVSIDPTNNVYITGRFGSPVASFGPIALTNISASGNWDMFVARLGNTLTALESTKEPNNVSIYPNPADDYFIINLNEMYTKSEIKIADVTGKIIYPTTASVAQSIEVNTALFATGIYFCMINVDGQRITQKLIKN, encoded by the coding sequence TTGGAAAAGCACATACTCAAACTCACCTTTTTATTTCTTACATCCTTATGTTACTTGAATTCAAACGCGCAAACTCCTAATTGGCAATGGGCAAAAAGTGCAGGCAGCACAGGAGATGATGTGGGCTTAAATATAGCCACTGATACTTTGGGCAATGTTTACACAACAGGCTATTATCAAGGAACTGTGGATTTTGACCCGGGTCCGGCCATATTTAATTTAACGGCCGTTGGAGGCAACGATATCTATCTTTTGAAATTAGACTCAACCGGTGGTTTTATCTGGGCAAAATCAATGGGAGGTCTTTCTAATGAACAGGGTTCATGCATCGCCTTTGATAATATGGCTAATGTTTACTTAACTGGTTATTATTTCGCTACCGCAGACTTTAATCCCGGCACCCCTACGTTCAATTTAACTTCTGCAGGTGATTACGATGCATATATTTTAAAGTTGGATAGTTCCGGCAATTTTATTTGGGCGAAATCATTGGGAGGAATAGAATTTGATCAAAGCCAGGCCATAACTATTGACGATAATAATAACATCATTACATGCGGTTTTTTTCTCTCAACAGTTGATTTTGATCCCGGAGTTGGTGTCTTTAATTTAACGCCTACTGGTTTGGCTGATGCATATATTTTAAAGTTGGACAGTTCCGGCAATTTTATTTGGGCAAAGAACTTTGGTGGAATCAATTGTGATGCCTATGCTACGGCATTAACTACTGATGACTCCGGCAATGTTTATTCTATCGGATCCTTTACTGGTACAGTTGATTTTGATCCGGGCGTTAATAGTTTTAACCTGACTGCTCCGATAGGTGCAACCAATGCTTTTATTTCTAAAATGGATAGCTCCGGTAATTTTGCATGGACAAAAGCGTTAGTTGGTCTAGCTGCAATAGATGGTACTTCAATTATTTTGGATGCTGCTAAAGATATTTATTTCTCAGGATTTTTTTTAGGAACATTTGACCTCAACCCGGGCACCCCAACAGTCATAGTTAATTCTTTTGATGGAGAAGAAGATGTGTTAGTTTGTAAACTCGATAATTCAGGAAATTATTTGTGGGGAAAAACGTTTGGCGGCCCGGGTACCGATCTTGGCAGGGGGCTCTCATTAGATAACGCTGCTAATGTTTATATAACCGGCACGTTCCGCTCTACCTTCGACTTCGATCCGGGTCCCGGAGTATTTAATATGACACCCTCAGGTTTTTTCGGTATTTACATTTCTAAATTAGATAGCGCAGGCAATTTTGTATATGCTATTGAAGCAGGTGGATCCGGTGGCGACGGAGCATTATCCGTATCAATTGATCCTACAAATAATGTGTACATAACAGGACGCTTTGGCAGCCCTGTTGCCTCTTTTGGCCCCATCGCGTTAACGAATATCTCCGCTTCAGGTAACTGGGATATGTTTGTTGCCAGGCTCGGTAACACTTTAACAGCTTTAGAAAGCACTAAGGAGCCAAACAATGTTTCCATTTATCCGAACCCGGCTGATGATTATTTTATCATTAATCTAAATGAGATGTATACCAAATCCGAGATAAAAATTGCGGATGTTACCGGAAAAATTATTTATCCTACGACAGCATCAGTTGCTCAAAGCATAGAGGTAAATACAGCACTTTTTGCAACAGGAATTTATTTCTGTATGATAAATGTGGATGGACAAAGAATTACCCAAAAATTGATTAAAAACTAG